The Triplophysa rosa linkage group LG3, Trosa_1v2, whole genome shotgun sequence genome has a segment encoding these proteins:
- the fbxl9 gene encoding uncharacterized protein fbxl9 translates to MDCPHLPVEIITHILSYLHITDRKEASLVCRSWYEASQYRQFQKNVTFKFPVSTSSLDFIRALSRHPHCGLVISHLDDSALSRQVLVEVGVHLGPRLDCLALPGSSITESSLLGLLPHLTSLQKLDLQGLDSLFMSGAFLSREEHRRQVQHALRKLQELNLSDLRYLSDLSFNRITSCTPRLLRLSLAGCHIAFEFDPYRGCPVGSGSSALVSLRNLLSLLQKQAGSLRSLDLSRTSITPKSLCSIAQVPGLRLEELSLRGCKELMDYSIQILCKQQNGLKMLDLSSCTELTSRTVLAVATKLKELRSLSMSQDWKITDKGLAELMALPCLRTLDLSECLHVSGADLVKGLSSPQPRAQPETLSLRNCTYIRDSVMYSLSQLLGCNLKVLDLTSCVYLTDLSVRAIATYLPALVVLRLGWCKEISDWGLLGMVEPTKDCEPRDKEEEKGPSFTRTFGNMGFFQPPSMPFQEKPHLVTDEDLGAFREQEGASLLALRCLQELDLSACSKLTDTSITQVLRFPNLQRLSLSMLPEISDESLVSVAHHCRSLTSLSLNHCPQISDHGMTQALTHLKRLQHLYLAGCDAITNKTLSIIAQHCEPLKTLDVSMCKDITVQQVDYLQSHLPFLEKVQCRFVNGADFTMVL, encoded by the exons ATGGACTGTCCGCATCTACCAGTTGAG ATAATTACGCATATCTTAAGTTACCTACACATTACAGACCGGAAAGAGGCATCACTGGTGTGTAGGAGTTGGTATGAAGCAAGCCAATACCGCCAGTTTCAG AAAAACGTCACCTTCAAGTTCCCCGTTTCTACATCGTCACTGGACTTCATCCGTGCACTGAGTCGGCATCCTCACTGCGGTTTAGTCATCAGTCATCTTGATGACTCCGCCCTCTCAAGGCAGGTTCTCGTGGAGGTGGGTGTTCACCTCGGCCCTCGCTTGGACTGTTTGGCTCTACCTGGCAGCAGCATCACAGAGTCCTCGCTGTTGGGCCTCCTACCACATCTGACCAGCCTCCAAAAGCTGGATCTTCAGGGGCTGGATAGTCTGTTTATGTCTGGAGCCTTTCTGTCTAGAGAAGAGCATCGTCGGCAG GTCCAACATGCGCTAAGGAAGCTGCAGGAACTGAACCTGTCAGATCTCCGCTACCTCTCAGATCTATCTTTTAACCGTATAACCAGCTGCACGCCCAGGTTACTCAGACTGTCCCTGGCTGGATGTCACATCGCATTCGAATTTGATCCGTATCGAGGCTGTCCGGTTGGATCGGGCTCCTCCGCCTTGGTGTCTCTCCGTAACCTGTTGAGTCTTTTACAAAAGCAGGCCGGCTCGCTTCGCAGTTTGGACTTGAGTCGCACCAGCATCACTCCCAAGTCTCTATGCTCCATAGCCCAAGTGCCAGGCCTCCGCCTGGAGGAGCTGAGCCTTCGTGGCTGTAAAGAGCTGATGGATTATTCTATACAAATCCTCTGCAAGCAGCAGAATGGTCTGAAGATGCTGGACCTCAGCTCGTGTACCGAGCTCACCAGCAGGACGGTGCTGGCGGTTGCGACTAAGCTGAAAGAACTGCGGTCGCTTTCCATGTCTCAGGACTGGAAGATAACAGATAAAGGCCTGGCGGAGCTGATGGCGCTGCCTTGCTTGAGGACGTTGGATCTGTCCGAGTGTCTCCACGTCAGTGGAGCAGATCTGGTGAAGGGACTGTCCTCTCCACAGCCCAGAGCTCAGCCGGAGACTCTTAGCCTTAGAAATTGCACATATATAAGG GATTCAGTCATGTACTCCCTCAGTCAGCTGTTAGGTTGTAATCTGAAAGTGTTGGACCTCACGTCCTGTGTCTACCTCACCGACCTGAGCGTTCGCGCTATTGCAACATACCTGCCTGCACTGGTGGTGCTGCGACTTGGCTGGTGTAAGGAGATCTCAGACTGGGGGCTGCTGGGAATGGTGGAGCCCACCAAGGACTGTGAACCAAGAGACAAAGAG GAGGAAAAAGGCCCAAGCTTTACTAGGACGTTTGGAAACATGGGATTTTTCCAGCCTCCCAGCATGCCCTTTCAGGAGAAGCCACATCTGGTGACGGATGAGGATCTGGGGGCCTTTAGGGAACAGGAAGGAGCATCATTGTTGGCCCTCAGGTGCCTTCAGGAACTGGACCTGTCTGCCTGTTCTAAACTCACCGACACCAGCATTACACAG GTACTCCGTTTCCCAAACCTGCAGCGTCTCTCGCTTTCTATGCTGCCTGAGATCAGTGATGAAAGCTTGGTGTCTGTAGCCCATCACTGCCGGAGTCTTACCAGCCTGTCTCTCAACCACTGTCCTCAGATCAGTGACCACGGCATGACACAGGCCCTGACACATCTGAAAAGACTACAGCATCTGTACCTGGCCGGCTGCGATGCCATTACAAACAA AACTCTGTCCATAATCGCCCAGCACTGTGAGCCACTGAAAACACTCGATGTCTCCATGTGTAAGGACATAACAGTGCAGCAGGTGGACTATCTTCAGTCCCACCTACCCTTTCTGGAGAAAGTCCAGTGCCGCTTTGTCAACGGGGCAGATTTCACCATGGTATTATGA
- the LOC130552285 gene encoding nuclear factor 7, ovary-like translates to MASKRLFLEEDFSCPICCSVFSNPVLLLCGHSGCKECIENYWRVKKLKECPLCRKVSITKPPPNLALRNLCHAFLDYQKQLEELCEVHHEKLSLFCDDDEQLVCERCRDFGEHKYHTFRPICEVAEENKVHKLEKDERHAKFSHLTAGKYMNQADQLMKKAIHEKSEHVVQPFLNMFEKQKQIQLETQQTFQKTGMQQTQVQYQQDPHQKQTLQNTLKRLKYTPQDPVVSPGELIDHAKYIGNLKFNVLSKIRKSIGHSPVVLDPNTINCQLQMSDNLTEVWNPNVFLEPNECWAIVPLPTNLERFENYPCVVGSNQCKEKEPLGCLVISGPLDSKAKLCVRSPLKSRVHLSGYEKPNQVRVNLDMSEGQVSFSDPQSPVVLDPNTVNCQLLLSDDLTEVWNPNEAVDEIENLTIVLRSQNLDRFNNYSCVLGTVGFSTGTHSWDVEVAKNNVWLVGVATESVQRRGKYGRPSDIWTIGFKSDTLSVRSPQESCIHLSGYEKPKQVWVKVDMSEGQVSFSDPQSDVVFYTFTHNF, encoded by the exons ATGGCGTCCAAACGGCTTTTCCTTGAGGAGGATTTTTCTTGTCCTATCTGTTGCAGCGTGTTTAGCAATCCTGTTCTGCTTCTATGCGGTCACAGCGGCTGCAAAGAGTGCATTGAAAACTACTGGAGGGTCAAGAAGTTAAAAGAGTGTCCGCTCTGTAGAAAAGTGTCTATCACCAAGCCTCCGCCTAACCTGGCTCTGAGAAACCTTTGCCATGCTTTTTTGGATTACCAGAAGCAGTTGGAGGAGCTGTGTGAAGTTCATCATGAGAAACTGAGTCTGTTTTGTGATGATGATGAACAGCTCGTTTGCGAGCGTTGCCGAGACTTCGGCGAGCACAAATACCACACGTTCCGTCCCATTTGTGAGGTCGCTGAGGAAAATAAG GTGCACAAGCTGGAGAAAGATGAGAGGCATGCCAAGTTTTCGCATCTGACAGCTGGGAAGTACATGAACCAAGCTGAC CAGCTGATGAAGAAGGCCATCCATGAGAAATCTGAGCACGTAGTGCAGCCATTTCTGAACATGTTCGAGAAGCAGAAGCAAATTCAATTGGAGACACAGCAGACATTTCAGAAGACAGGAATGCAACAAACTCAGGTTCAGTATCAGCAAGATCCTCACCAGAAGCAG ACCTTGCAGAACACTTTAAAGAG ACTGAAGTACACTCCCCAGGATCCAGTAGTGTCTCCAGGAGAGCTTATAGATCATGCCAAGTATATAGGCAACCTCAAGTTCAATGTTTTGAGCAAAATCAGAAAATCCATCGGCCACA GTCCTGTGGTGCTGGACCCGAACACAATTAACTGTCAACTTCAGATGTCTGATAATCTTACAGAAGTGTGGAACCCCAATGTGTTCCTGGAACCTAATGAATGCTGGGCCATTGTTCCACTTCCTACAAACTTAGAGCGATTTGAAAATTACCCCTGTGTGGTGGGCTCA AATCAGTGCAAAGAAAAGGAACCTTTGGGTTGCCTAGTGATATCTGGACCATTGGATTCGAAAGCCAAACTCTGTGTGAGGAGTCCGCTGAAGTCACGCGTCCATCTGAGTGGATATGAGAAACCCAATCAGGTGCGGGTGAACCTAGACATGAGTGAAGGACAGGTGTCGTTCTCTGATCCCCAGA GTCCTGTGGTGCTGGATCCCAACACAGTTAACTGTCAGCTTCTACTGTCTGATGATCTGACAGAAGTGTGGAACCCCAATGAAGCTGTGGATGAGATTGAAAACTTGACTATTGTATTACGTTCTCAGAACTTAGACCGATTTAACAATTACTCCTGTGTGCTGGGCACCGTGGGCTTTTCCACAGGCACACACAGTTGGGATGTTGAAGTGGCAAAGAACAATGTCTGGTTAGTGGGCGTGGCCACTGAATCAGTGCAGAGGAGAGGAAAGTACGGGCGGCCTAGTGATATCTGGACTATTGGATTCAAAAGCGATACTCTTAGTGTGAGGAGCCCGCAGGAGTCATGCATCCATCTGAGTGGATATGAGAAACCCAAGCAGGTGTGGGTGAAAGTGGACATGAGTGAAGGACAGGTGTCGTTCTCTGATCCTCAAAGTGATGTCGTCTtttacacattcacacacaattTCTGA
- the LOC130552286 gene encoding E3 ubiquitin-protein ligase TRIM35-like, translated as MASKRHFFEEDFSCSICCSVFSDPVVLPCGHSGCGACVENYWKVKGSRECPLCRKISANEPPLNLALRNLCTTFLDYKRYLEEQCEVHQKKLSVLCCDDGQLVCEVCRDSEEHRNHTCRPICEVAEEKKHDSRIIESRIRKGFKNLHQLLDDEEKVMIEGLQIEKEEKLEIIKDQVKKMNEDIASLSDAIKDLEQTLNSEDIRLLKNFKDTLKRLKYTPQDPEVSLGELIDHAKYIGNLKFNVLSKIRESVPYSPVVLDPKTVNCQLKLSDDLTDVWNPNMFLDVSEYWTIVPLPTNLERFQHYPCVLGSVGYSTGTHSWDVDVSDNSFWMVGVTTESVQRKGTFGLPSDIWTIGFESETLSVRSPLESRVHLSGYEKPKQVRVKLNMSEGQVSFSDPESDVVYYTFTHNFREKVFPFFYTECLVPPLRILPVVKPFH; from the exons ATGGCGTCCAAACGTCATTTTTTTGAGGAGGATTTTTCGTGTTCGATTTGTTGCAGCGTATTCAGCGATCCTGTTGTACTTCCGTGTGGTCACAGCGGCTGCGGAGCGTGCGTCGAAAACTACTGGAAGGTCAAGGGGTCTAGAGAGTGTCCACTCTGTAGAAAGATATCTGCTAACGAACCTCCCCTTAACCTGGCTTTGAGAAACCTCTGCACGACATTTTTGGATTACAAGAGGTATTTGGAGGAGCAGTGTGAAGTTCATCAAAAGAAACTGAGTGTGCTTTGTTGTGATGATGGACAGCTCGTTTGCGAGGTTTGCAGAGACTCAGAAGAGCACAGAAACCACACGTGTCGTCCCATTTGTGAGGTCGCTGAGGAAAAAAAG CACGACTCCAGAATAATAGAGAGTCGAATCAGGAAGGGTTTTAAGAACCTTCACCAGCTTTTGGACGATGAAGAAAAGGTCATGATTGAGGGACTGCAAatagaaaaagaagagaaattGGAGATCATAAAAGATCAAGTTAAGAAGATGAATGAAGATATTGCTTCTCTCTCTGATGCTATTAAAGACTTGGAACAGACACTGAATAGTGAAGACATCAGATTACTTAAG AACTTCAAGGACACCTTAAAGAG ACTCAAGTACACACCCCAGGATCCAGAAGTGTCTCTTGGAGAGCTTATAGATCATGCCAAGTATATAGGCAACCTCAAGTTCAATGTTTTGAGCAAAATCAGAGAATCTGTTCCCTACA GTCCTGTGGTGCTGGACCCTAAGACAGTTAATTGTCAACTCAAACTGTCTGATGATCTGACAGACGTGTGGAACCCCAACATGTTTCTGGATGTCAGTGAATACTGGACCATTGTTCCACTTCCTACAAACTTGGAACGATTTCAACATTACCCCTGTGTGCTGGGCTCTGTGGGCTATTCCACAGGGACACACAGTTGGGATGTTGACGTGAGCGACAACAGTTTCTGGATGGTGGGAGTGACCACAGAATCAGTGCAAAGAAAAGGAACCTTTGGGTTGCCTAGTGATATCTGGACCATTGGATTCGAAAGCGAAACTCTCAGTGTGAGGAGTCCGCTGGAGTCACGCGTCCATCTGAGTGGATATGAGAAACCCAAGCAGGTGCGGGTGAAACTGAACATGAGTGAAGGACAGGTGTCATTCTCTGATCCTGAGAGTGATGTCGTCTATTACACATTCACACATAATTTCAGAGAGAAAGTCTTTCCGTTTTTCTACACTGAGTGCCTTGTACCTCCTCTGAGAATTCTGCCCGTGGTCAAACCTTTTCATTAA
- the LOC130552239 gene encoding LOW QUALITY PROTEIN: cyclic nucleotide-gated cation channel beta-1-like (The sequence of the model RefSeq protein was modified relative to this genomic sequence to represent the inferred CDS: deleted 1 base in 1 codon) encodes MFNWVVKVVPHPPDGQDGLEEDLASVVNLLESRQHKHNGKPSKRDKLKSSKSIREEDQTSQTSQGSVHNGMINWLSNGFASALPQPAGSPLLSRANSDAKSMHEEGSADRTGVIGWISHGIGKVVPQPDEKYRHGETPDCEEATEVYDVKDLPDSEPLPHIPVVEMVSEDEVSEVEAPAQFPPKMMTWIKSGFQNALPQHVVRPPNNSNASSPRSSQCSNKVYSPPPESIASVTEVDLKAASMVTRIVQGLGLSMPQPVLKNKEDREIVQNDEAQPKETTAKAAENLLPCPSAGLQPQTPKSPEQSLPLSVTTPPQAHTEQEDAETQTARWTPMIESIKREAEDTAILIMEERLMQERLDMARMAEEVARKTAEMAVRELAQDRLGIQTIVEEPDDVDQECQAPSPKEFLPEEQEAEEQPETPVEDFKSSSPLQEEPELESEPEVDIKPEAESTPGSKSSISEKLCEEEESEEDPDPITHQPQSVSSRSVSGTDTPVESTAPEVESSVPSRCDALKSCLMHVPCAPQALDRFSRFQKENNITLPRVPRMPNLPPSLSQITQQLPSFPFQVSQLPRQISQQISQIPQQFQNLSSNASQHFPSFTLQLPSLPQQLSNIPQQLSNIPQNLSNLQQRLSVLPQQVSNTPQHLSTIPQKLSSIPQRISSIRTRFNQLKPEQDAQQQLQQNRELELDHLVRQSPLHSPRTPSPSSPSSVLDHPNVPSYPRLPPITPSRQLSGVSNPALHIEDDPTSARPSVSSRLSVHPAVNVEDVDSDRGKGGRRSRPIPPIIKPQDPNLKTLTVPGARKANRTRDRKPQTIWTKIKRLYSQDDEEEEEIETAVRAWPSQSSISSADDGLNQRPASSASQASTVVNERLQELVKLFKERTERVKEKLIDPDNSDDGTPPASPAKQAPAPPPEPPAEQKTEQEVPEATVEKEEEKTKVLCCKLKPQSRLGRLLRYRFPASIDPFTNLIYVLWLFCVSLAFNWNAWMIPVRWAFPYQTPDNIHVWLLIDYLCDTIYILDILAFQPRLQFVQHGDIVSSKKEMRDNYIKALRFKLDLISLLPLELLYFKTGINPLLRLPRLMKFMSFFEFNKRLEAILTNAYIYRVIRTTTYLLYAVHCNACLYYWASAFEGLGVSQWVYDGNGNSYIRCYYFAVKTLLTIGGLPEPTTLFEIVFQLINYFIGVFVFSIMIGQMRDVVGAATAAQTSYRACVDNTVKYMASYRIPKNVQNRVKTWYSYTWQSQGMLDEQELLDQLPDKMRLDIAVDVSYNIISKVPLFQGCDRQMIFDMLKRLKSVVYLPGDYVCKKDEVGREMYIIKAGEVQVVGGPDGKTVFVTLKAGAVFGEISLMAMGGGNRRTANVIARGFANLLILTKKDLNEIMVHYPESQKLLRRKARKMVTKDKKPAEKKEEEKEPVPIIPPRAETPKLLKAALEMSEKSGKKGTWTKLKERSNRSSVSLQRSISSTATPNSPAHEPNSEQEPDALSQISDSSMQIPTTPTGSGDGNVFAEDGPKEEEAK; translated from the exons ATGTTTAACTGGGTGGTGAAGGTAGTGCCACATCCTCCTGATGGACAGGACGGTCTGGAAGAGGACTTGGCCAGTGTGGTAAATCTCTTAGAATCCCGTCAACAcaaacat AATGGGAAACCATCAAAGCGAG ATAAATTAAAATCATCTAAGTCAATAAGAGAAGAAGATCAAACATCTCAAACTTCACAGGGCAG TGTTCATAATGGTATGATTAACTGGCTCTCCAATGGTTTCGCAAGTGCACTGCCTCAACCCGCAGGAAGtcctcttctctccagagcCAACTCTGATGCTAAA tCAATGCATGAAGAAGGTTCTGCAGACAG GACTGGAGTTATTGGTTGGATCTCACATGGAATTGGAAAGGTGGTCCCTCAGCCTGATGAGAAATACAGACACGGAGAGACTCCAGATTGTGAAGAAGCCACAGAG GTCTATGATGTCAAAGATCTCCCAG ATTCTGAGCCTTTGCCACATATACCAGTAGTAGAGATGGTGTCAGAGGATGAAGTATCTGAGGTGGAAGCACCTGCCCAGTTCCCTCCAAA AATGATGACCTGGATAAAGAGTGGCTTTCAGAACGCTCTGCCTCAACATGTGGTCAGACCCCCAAATAACTCCAACGCGTCCTCGCCGAGATCATCACAGTGCTCCAACAAAG TTTATTCACCGCCTCCAGAATCGATTGCCAGCGTGACAGAGGTTGATTTAAAAGCTGCCAG TATGGTCACTCGAATTGTTCAAGGTTTGGGCCTTTCGATGCCACAGCCAGTACTAAAAAACAAG GAGGACAGAGAGATTGTGCAAAACG ATGAAGCTCAACCGAAGGAAACAACAGCAAAAGCAGCAGAGAACTTACTTCCATGTCCATCAGCTGGGCTCCAACCACAAACACCTAAATCACCAGAACAATCTCTTCCACTGAGTGTCACCACACCCCCACAAGCCCACACAGAGCAAGAGGACGCAGAGACCCAAACAGCACGATGGACACCCATGATCGAGAGCATCAAGAGAGAGGCAGAGGATACTGCCATATTAATCATGGAGGAACG GTTGATGCAGGAGCGTCTGGACATGGCTCGCATGGCAGAAGAAGTCGCGAGGAAGACAGCAGAGATGGCGGTCAGAGAGCTGGCACAGGACAGGCTTGGCATTCAGACCATTGTGGAAGAACCAGATGATGTTGATCAAGA GTGTCAAGCACCTTCACCTAAAGAGTTTCTTCCAGAAGAACAGGAGGCGGAGGAACAACCTGAAACCCCTGTGGAAGACTTCAAGTCCTCTTCACCTTTACAGGAGGAACCAGAGCTTGAATCTGAGCCTGAGGTGGATATCAAACCCGAGGCTGAATCCACACCTGGATCTAAGAGCTCTATATCTGAAAAGCTTTGTGAAGAAGAAGAGTCTGAGGAAGATCCTGACCCGATCACTCACCAGCCTCAGTCCGTTTCCAGTCGCTCCGTTTCTGGAACCGATACACCG GTGGAGAGTACTGCTCCTGAAGTGGAAAGTAGTG TCCCATCCAGATGTGATGCGCTGAAGAGCTGTCTCATGCACGTGCCCTGTGCTCCACAGGCCCTCGACCGCTTCAGCCGGTTCCAAAAAGAGAACAACATCACCCTGCCCCGAGTGCCTCGGATGCCCAACTTGCCCCCTTCTCTGTCTCAGATCACCCAACAGCTGCCATCCTTTCCCTTTCAAGTGTCTCAGTTACCCCGACAAATCTCCCAGCAAATTTCCCAAATCCCCCAGCAATTCCAAAACCTGTCTTCCAACGCATCCCAGCACTTTCCCAGCTTCACCCTGCAGCTTCCCAGCCTCCCACAACAGCTGTCCAACATTCCACAGCAATTATCCAACATCCCACAAAACCTGTCCAACCTTCAACAACGGCTTTCTGTACTCCCACAACAGGTATCCAACACACCGCAACACCTCTCCACCATTCCACAAAAACTATCCAGCATTCCACAAAGGATTTCCAGCATTCGGACGCGTTTTAACCAACTTAAGCCAGAGCAGGATGCCCA GCAGCAACTGCAGCAGAATAGAGAACTGGAGTTGGACCATCTCGTCCGCCAGTCTCCTCTCCACTCCCCCCGGACCCCCTCTCCTTCCTCCCCAAGCTCCGTCCTAGACCACCCCAATGTGCCCTCGTACCCCCGTCTGCCACCCATTACCCCTTCCAGGCAGTTGTCTGGTGTCTCCAACCCTGCCTTACACATTGAAGATGATCCCACCTCTGCTAGACCCTCAG TGAGCTCCAGACTGAGCGTGCACCCGGCCGTGAATGTAGAAGATGTTGATTCTGACAGAGGTAAAGGTGGAAGGAGATCTCGTCCCATACCACCAATCATAAAACCACAAGATCCCAACCTGAAAACCCTAACTGTACCTGGTGCTCGCAAAGCCAACCGCACCAG AGACAGAAAACCACAAACAATTTGGACCAAGAT CAAGAGACTTTACTCTCAAGATgatgaggaagaagaggaaATAGAAACCGCAGTCAGGGCCTGGCCAAGCCAGAGCAGCATCTCCAGCGCCGATGATGG gCTTAATCAACGGCCCGCCTCTTCAGCCAGCCAGGCCAGTACTGTAGTGAACGAGAGGTTGCAGGAGCTGGTGAAGCTGTTTAAAGAAAGAACAGAGCGTGTCAAGGAGAAACTAATTGATCCAGATAACTCAGATGATGGGACACCACCTGCCT CTCCAGCTAAACAAGCTCCAGCGCCCCCTCCTGAGCCTCCAGCAGAGCAGAAAACAGAGCAGGAGGTGCCCGAAGCCACTGTTGAGAAAGAAGAGGAAAAAACGAAGGTCCTATGCTGTAAGCTCAAACCTCAGTCCAGGCTTGGTCGACTTCTGCGCTACCGCTTCCCAGCTAGCATCGACCCCTTCACTA ATTTGATCTATGTGCTTTGGCTGTTTTGCGTGTCTTTGGCGTTTAACTGGAACGCGTGGATGATTCCCGTGCGTTGGGCGTTCCCTTATCAAACACCTGATAATATCCATGTATGGCTGTTGATCGACTACCTATGTGATACCATCTACATTCTGGACATCTTGGCCTTTCAACCCCGACTGCAGTTCGTGCAACATGGGGACATTGTG AGCAGCAAGAAGGAAATGAGAGATAATTACATCAAAGCTTTACGATTCAAG CTGGACCTGATCAGTCTCCTTCCACTGGAGCTTCTCTACTTCAAAACAGGAATTAATCCTCTCCTCCGCTTACCAAGGCTAATGAAG TTTATGTCTTTCTTTGAGTTCAACAAACGTCTGGAAGCTATCTTGACCAATGCATACATTTACAG agTTATTCGAACCACCACGTATCTGCTGTATGCTGTCCACTGTAATGCTTGTCTTTATTACTGGGCCTCAGCTTTTGAAGGTCTGGGTGTTTCCCAATGGGTCTATGATGGAAACGGTAACAG TTATATCCGCTGTTACTACTTTGCCGTTAAGACTTTGCTCACCATTGGAGGCCTGCCGGAACCCACAACACTTTTTGAGATTGTGTTTCAGCTCATCAATTACTTCATCGGAGTCTTTGTGTTCTCCATTATGATTGGTCAG ATGAGAGATGTTGTGGGTGCCGCCACAGCCGCTCAGACAAGCTATCGTGCTTGCGTGGATAACACGGTGAAATACATGGCGTCCTACCGCATTCCTAAGAATGTGCAGAACAGAGTAAAAACCTGGTACAGCTACACATGGCAGTCCCAAGGCATGCTGG ATGAACAAGAGTTGCTAGATCAGTTACCTGATAAGATGAGACTGGACATTGCTGTGGACGTGAGCTATAACATTATCAGTAAAGTGCCACTCTTTCAG GGTTGTGACAGACAGATGATCTTTGACATGCTGAAGAGACTCAAATCTGTGGTGTACCTTCCAGGAGACTACGTCTGCAAAAAG GATGAAGTGGGCCGTGAGATGTACATCATTAAGGCTGGGGAAGTCCAGGTAGTCGGTGGTCCGGATGGAAAGACGGTGTTTGTGACCCTGAAAGCAGGAGCGGTGTTCGGAGAGATCAG CTTGATGGCGATGGGAGGAGGGAACAGACGTACGGCTAATGTCATAGCACGTGGTTTTGCTAACCTCCTCATCTTGACCAAAAAGGACTTGAATGAGATCATGGTGCACTATCCGGAGTCCCAGAAACTTCTCCGCAGGAAAGCAAG GAAAATGGTGACAAAAGATAAAAAGCCAGCTGAGAAGAAAGAAGAAGAGAAGGAGCCCGTCCCGATTATTCCTCCTCGTGCCGAGACACCCAAACTGTTGAAGGCAGCATTGGAGATGTCTGAGAAATCAGGCAAGAAAGGAACATGGACCAAGTTGAAAGAAAGAAGCAATAGATCAAGTGTCTCCTTACAG CGTTCCATCTCTTCAACAGCGACGCCCAACTCGCCCGCCCATGAACCGAACTCAGAGCAGGAACCAGACGCCCTGTCTCAGATATCAGACAGCTCAATGCAAATCCCTACGACCCCCACCGGCTCTGGAGATGGGAATGTATTTGCTGAAGATGGTCCAAAGGAGGAGGAAGCAAAATAG